CCGTAGGCTCCATCTGGGTAAAGCGTTTTCAGAGAGCTGGGTAATTCCGGATCATCTGATTGGTCTTCCACCATTTCAGAATCAGAAATTTTTATTCCGGAAATATTCAATATTTCTCCAGATGGATCCGTTAATTGCCCTGATATTTTATCACGGGAAATATGTCCGGCCATTCTGTGCTGACCGGGATGACCAAGAAAATTTAGGTCCATAGTAAAAGACAAGCGAGACTGATCGAGAACTAGCTGATTAACTTTTTCCCATGTTGTAGAATCCACTTGAATTTCTCCGGAATAATTTCCTTTCTCACCACTTACTTTAAATCTCAATGAGTCATTTTCAAGAATCATTGCCCAATTGCCAGTAATTAAAAAAGCTGGCTTCGGATTTAATTGAAGCTCCCGTCCACGAACCCAAACTGCTCTTACGTCAGAATCCGGATCAAAATAATCACCATCAACAATGACAAGATCTCCTAAAAATCCTTTTTTTATTTTTCCTATTTGGTCACCAACGCCCATATACTTCGCTGGGATTGTAGTTAGGGAAGCAAGAATATCCTGCTTATTTGCACCGCGTTCTATCATTCTGAAAAGATTTTGTCTAAAATCCTTTTTGGATTTTAATTCGGCTGAAGTAAGTGCGATAGAAGCTTTTGTATCTCTTAATTTTTTGTAATTATCTGGCGCTAAATCCCAATGCCTCAATTGAGCAGTAGAATACTGAAGAGCACGATAGGGATGTGCAACATCTGGTTTCCCGGGAAAATCGATGGGTAAAATGATAAAGGGGTTGCTCGCAACAATTTCAGTCAGTCGGCGATATTCAAACCCATTTCCCTTAAGCCAAAGGTTTAAATCAAATTCTGCTGCAATGTCGATTGACCTGAGCGAGTAATTTTCATCTTCTGCCCAAAATAAGAATGGCTGATTAACAAGCGTTGCCTCTGAAAGTGAAGCTAAGGAAAAATTTTCAGAAATGGGTTCATTCCCTTGAGGATGATCTTCCAATATCTTCACTGCTTTTTGATACCAGTCTGTATCAAACAATGTTTGACGAATGAGTGCGATGCAACCAAGAAGAGCATTTGGTGGATTTGGATCTCCCCAGCCACCATATTCAAACGCAACTATGTTGCTGATGGTATTCTGAATAGCGACGGGATTCGCAGTCAATTGTACTAGAGCTGATTGACCTCGAAAAATTCCATCATCAGGTACAATGTGAGCGGAGGTAAAACCGAGCTCGTGCAATTCTCTAAGATCTGATTTATCCGGTTGAAAATAATCTACAGGGTTTCGTTCGGCACGAACTTTTGGGTTCCAATGTGCACGAACATTACCTGAATTATCATCTTGGTCGGGGCTTTTTACTGGAAGCCAGCTTTCTATAAATCCTGCATAAATGTGTGCGCCATCCAGATCGATTATGGTGGCATCACTTGGGACAGCCACGCCGGTTCCAACCGCTTGAATAATTCCGCCTCGAAGTAGTACGGCACCTTTTTCTATTACGTTCCCTGGTTCGGTATGCACAACAGCATTTTTCAAAAACCATACTCGTGGCGGATTATCCCGCAGTCCCCTTACTGGTTCAATTTGAGCCAGTGCACATG
This region of Candidatus Neomarinimicrobiota bacterium genomic DNA includes:
- a CDS encoding amidohydrolase family protein, with translation MKLNFLLPFIISCALAQIEPVRGLRDNPPRVWFLKNAVVHTEPGNVIEKGAVLLRGGIIQAVGTGVAVPSDATIIDLDGAHIYAGFIESWLPVKSPDQDDNSGNVRAHWNPKVRAERNPVDYFQPDKSDLRELHELGFTSAHIVPDDGIFRGQSALVQLTANPVAIQNTISNIVAFEYGGWGDPNPPNALLGCIALIRQTLFDTDWYQKAVKILEDHPQGNEPISENFSLASLSEATLVNQPFLFWAEDENYSLRSIDIAAEFDLNLWLKGNGFEYRRLTEIVASNPFIILPIDFPGKPDVAHPYRALQYSTAQLRHWDLAPDNYKKLRDTKASIALTSAELKSKKDFRQNLFRMIERGANKQDILASLTTIPAKYMGVGDQIGKIKKGFLGDLVIVDGDYFDPDSDVRAVWVRGRELQLNPKPAFLITGNWAMILENDSLRFKVSGEKGNYSGEIQVDSTTWEKVNQLVLDQSRLSFTMDLNFLGHPGQHRMAGHISRDKISGQLTDPSGEILNISGIKISDSEMVEDQSDDPELPSSLKTLYPDGAYGLELEPKMPKRIFINDATLWTCSNNGVLKNFDMLIENGKILRIAQEMTVPAGNVHFIEGIGKHITPGLIDCHSHMAALSINEGSQAITAEVRMKDVIDPDDIAMYRALAGGLTTINLLHGSANPIGGQNAVLKLRWGENARDLLFKNAPQGIKFALGENVKRSNWNDPTNRYPKSRMGVEQIILDGFRSANDYKRRWAKYHRDSQNRRTKIPPRIDLELEALIEIMEGDRLLHCHSYRQDEILMLTRIAEQFGFTIATFQHVLEGYKVAERLKEHGAGASTFSDWWAYKFEVIDAIPFNGTLMENVGVNVSFNSDSDELARRMNTEGSKGIKYGGLSEEDALNLVTINPARQLKIDEWVGSLEPGKDADFVVWNGHPLSTYTSCEETWIEGRQYFSKENDIHLRIRDENIRNELVQKILEDSKSTSENSEPDEEEKESYSCTHHQENIR